Within Myxococcales bacterium, the genomic segment AGGAACGGCTCCTAGCTGCTCTATTGCGCGTTTTAGAAGCTTAGCATGCAGCACATTGACATCGGCGTCCGACAGGGTGCCGTCGGGATCACGATAAATGACGTGAAGTGCAAAGCTCTTATGTCCCTTGGGCACCGGGGAGCCGCGGTAGACATCAAAGAGGACCACGTTTTCGATACGATTGGGGTCTACGGCCGATAGTGTATGTGTGACGTCGGCCAAGGTCGTCTCGTCTTGCACGACAAGGGCGATGTCGCGTATGGCGACTGGAAATCTGGGTAAGGGCTGCGCCTGGCTAAGGCTTGCGCGCTCGCACAGTAGACACAAACCCTCTACGTCCACGGATGCGAAGATTACTGGGCTGACGAGCTCAAAGGCGTCGCGTACATCGGGATGGAGGGCGCCCATGACGCCGACCTCAAGATCCGACACGAGAATCCGCGCACACTGCTGAGGATGTAAGTACGGGGCTTCGGTCGAGAGTGCAGCGTCTCGCTCGGTCCTTATGGGCAACGATGTGACGCTATGAACTAGTGCGCTCACCGCGCCCTTGCCATCGTAGAAATCGACGGGACCATCGTGGCTGAACCACATCTGTCTGTCGCCCGAAATCACCAAGTCGCACGTCGTTCGTTCGAGCGGCAGCTCTCCTGTGGGCTTGGGAAAAAAAATACGACCAATCTCGAAATATCGCGCGTTCTCAATGTGGTGGCGCTCGGCATGTTGGAGATTTTCTAGAAGACCGGGAAGCAGTGAGGTGCGCATCACCGCTTGTTCTTCCGATAACGGGTTTAGGAGAGCGACCGGGGGGGCGGGAATTCTCGCGCGCTCTAGGCTGCTTGCGCTGCAAAACGCATAATTGATGGCCTCATGAAAACCCAGCGTCGCCGCCCCGCGTCTTATCAGATACTGAATACGCCCGCGATGCGTGTCACCCGCGCCCGTCCGAGGGGGAATAGGAGGTAGCTCGGTCGGAATACGATCGTAACCCGACACTCTCCCATATTCTTCAATGAGATCGATCTCCCGGCTCATGTCGTGGCGCCAAGAGGGAACATCGACCTTCCAGCCCTGTTCTTGCGTCTCGAACCTGCATCCGAGGCCGGATAAGATACGCTCGGCTTCCGTGCGATCAATGTCTGTACCAAGCACGCGGCTCACACGGCTGGCTCGAAGCGCTATAGAAATAGGGCTTCTCGGCGTGGGGTAAAGATCGAGTGCGCTCTTGGGCACGGTGGCTGAGGCGAGTTCCTGTAAGCGGGTAGCGGCGCCCCGTATGACCTGCCTAGCATCGTCAGGGTCAACTCCACGTTCAAAGCGATAGCTGGCTTCGGTGGACAATCCGAGATAACGAGCTGTGCGGCGCACCGCGCGCGGCTCAAATACAGCGCACTCAAGAAGCACGCTGCGCGTGGAAGCGGAAACGGCACTCTCCTCACCGCCCATAACGCCGGCGACGGCGATCGGCCGCTTGGCATCGGCGATCACTAAATCCTCTGTCCGCAAGGTGCGTTCCATGCCATCCAAGGTGCGGATCTTCTCGCCCTGTACGGCACGCCGCACAACGATGCGCCGCTGGGCGATTTTTTCCCAATCAAACGCATGCACCGGATGGCCGGTTTCGAGGAGAATCAGGTTCGTGATGTCAACGACATTGTTGATGGATCGCTCCCCCAAAGTGAACAGCAGGTAACGCAACCAAAACGGTGACTGTCCTATGGTTACATTATCGAATAGGGCGGCCGTATATCTTGGGCACCCGGCTGTGTCCTCGATTGCGACCGAAACGGCCGAAGATGTGGCAGAAAGCGCTAACGCCCTTGAGGGCTCGGCCGGCGCAAAGGGCGCTTGAAATAGTAATGCCACTTCCCGAGCGATACCGATGTGGCCCAAGCAATCGGCACGATTCGGCGTAATGCTGAGATCGAGGATGGCGTCTTTTAGATCCAATAGCGCAGATATTTCTTGGCCCACGGACTCCTTGTGAGATGCATCGAGCTCAAAAATCCCCGTGGTGTCCGTGCCGAGCGCAAGCTCACTTTCGCTGCAGGCCATTCCCTCCGAAGTAACCTGGGCTATGGTGCGCTCATTCACCCGCAGTCCATTTTCGAGCGTCGCCCCGGGCAGAGCTAAAGCGATCAGCTTGCCCTTGGCGGCGTTTGGAGCGCCACAAACGATCGAACGTGCGCAGATGCCATCCCAGACGGTGAGGACCGAAAGGGCGTGGGCTTGCGGGTGTGGCTTGATATCCGTGATTTCGCCCACCACAACATTCGCCAGACCATGGCCCACCATGCGGATGCCTTCGACTTCGAGCCCCGCAAAGGTGAGCTTCTTTGCTATATCGTCGGGCGCCGCATCGACGCCGCTCAGTTTTTTAAGCCAGTTGGTGGAGATGCGCATGGATTAGAACTGCTTAAGAAACCTTAGGTC encodes:
- a CDS encoding phenylalanine--tRNA ligase subunit beta, producing MRISTNWLKKLSGVDAAPDDIAKKLTFAGLEVEGIRMVGHGLANVVVGEITDIKPHPQAHALSVLTVWDGICARSIVCGAPNAAKGKLIALALPGATLENGLRVNERTIAQVTSEGMACSESELALGTDTTGIFELDASHKESVGQEISALLDLKDAILDLSITPNRADCLGHIGIAREVALLFQAPFAPAEPSRALALSATSSAVSVAIEDTAGCPRYTAALFDNVTIGQSPFWLRYLLFTLGERSINNVVDITNLILLETGHPVHAFDWEKIAQRRIVVRRAVQGEKIRTLDGMERTLRTEDLVIADAKRPIAVAGVMGGEESAVSASTRSVLLECAVFEPRAVRRTARYLGLSTEASYRFERGVDPDDARQVIRGAATRLQELASATVPKSALDLYPTPRSPISIALRASRVSRVLGTDIDRTEAERILSGLGCRFETQEQGWKVDVPSWRHDMSREIDLIEEYGRVSGYDRIPTELPPIPPRTGAGDTHRGRIQYLIRRGAATLGFHEAINYAFCSASSLERARIPAPPVALLNPLSEEQAVMRTSLLPGLLENLQHAERHHIENARYFEIGRIFFPKPTGELPLERTTCDLVISGDRQMWFSHDGPVDFYDGKGAVSALVHSVTSLPIRTERDAALSTEAPYLHPQQCARILVSDLEVGVMGALHPDVRDAFELVSPVIFASVDVEGLCLLCERASLSQAQPLPRFPVAIRDIALVVQDETTLADVTHTLSAVDPNRIENVVLFDVYRGSPVPKGHKSFALHVIYRDPDGTLSDADVNVLHAKLLKRAIEQLGAVPR